In Canis lupus dingo isolate Sandy chromosome 1, ASM325472v2, whole genome shotgun sequence, a single genomic region encodes these proteins:
- the LOC112645439 gene encoding cytochrome P450 2A13, with the protein MLASGLLLVALLACLTIIVLMSVWKQRKLGGKLPPGPTPLPFIGNYLQLNTEQMYNSLMKISERYGPVFTIHLGPRPVVVLCGHEAVKEALVDQAEEFSGRGEQATFDWLFKGYGVAFSNGERAKQLRRFSITTLRDFGVGKRGIEERIQEEAGFLIEALRGTRGAFIDPTFFLSRTVSNVISSIVFGDRFDYEDKEFLSLLRMMLGSFQFTATSMGQLYEMFYSVMKHLPGPQQQAFKELQGLEDFITKKVEQNQRTLDPNSPRDFIDSFLIRMQEEQNNPNTEFYLKNLVLTTLNLFFAGTETVSTTLRYGFLLLMKHPDVEAKVHEEIDRVIGKNRQPKFEDRAKMPYTEAVIHEIQRFGDMIPMGVARRVIKDTKFREFLLPKGTEVFPMLGSVLRDAKFFSNPQDFHPQHFLDEKGQFKKSDAFVPFSIGKRYCFGEGLARMELFLFLTTILQNFHFKSPQLPQDIDVSPKHVGFATIPQNYTMSFQPR; encoded by the exons ATGTTGGCCTCAGGGCTTCTTCTGGTGGCTTTGCTGGCCTGCCTGACAATAATTGTCTTGATGTCTGTCTGGAAGCAGAGGAAACTGGGGGGGAAGCTCCCTCCAGGACCCACCCCACTGCCCTTCATCGGAAATTACCTGCAGCTGAACACAGAGCAGATGTACAACTCTCTCATGAAG ATCAGCGAGCGCTATGGCCCGGTGTTCACCATCCATCTGGGGCCCCGGCCTGTCGTGGTGCTGTGTGGACACGAGGCGGTGAAGGAGGCTCTGGTGGACCAGGCGGAGGAATTCAGCGGGAGAGGCGAGCAGGCCACATTTGACTGGCTCTTCAAAGGCTATG GCGTGGCGTTCAGCAATGGGGAGCGGGCCAAGCAGCTCAGGCGCTTCTCCATCACCACACTGCGGGACTTTGGAGTGGGAAAGCGCGGCATTGAAGAGCGCATTCAGGAGGAGGCAGGCTTCCTCATTGAGGCCCTCCGGGGCACACGAG GTGCCTTCATCGATCCCACCTTCTTCCTGAGCCGAACAGTGTCCAATGTCATCAGCTCCATTGTTTTTGGGGATCGCTTTGACTATGAGGACAAAGAGTTCCTGTCACTGCTGCGTATGATGCTGGGGAGCTTCCAGTTCACAGCTACATCTATGGGGCAG CTCTATGAGATGTTTTACTCAGTGATGAAACACCTGCCAGGGCCACAGCAACAGGCATTTAAGGAGCTGCAGGGTCTGGAAGACTTCATAACCAAGAAAGTGGAGCAGAACCAACGCACACTGGATCCCAACTCCCCTCGAGACTTCATTGACTCCTTCCTTATCCGCATGCAGGAG GAGCAGAACAACCCTAACACGGAGTTTTACTTGAAGAACCTGGTGTTGACCACACTGAACCTCTTCTTTGCGGGCACTGAGACAGTCAGTACAACCCTGCGGTATGGCTTCCTGCTGCTCATGAAACACCCAGATGTGGAGG ccAAAGTCCATGAGGAGATTGATCGGGTGATTGGCAAGAACCGTCAGCCCAAGTTTGAGGACAGGGCCAAGATGCCCTACACAGAGGCAGTGATCCATGAGATCCAAAGATTTGGAGACATGATCCCCATGGGCGTGGCCCGCAGAGTCATCAAGGACACCAAGTTTCGGGAGTTTCTCCTCCCCAAG GGCACTGAAGTGTTCCctatgctgggctctgtgctgagagaTGCCAAGTTCTTCTCCAACCCCCAAGACTTCCACCCTCAGCACTTCCTGGATGAGAAGGGGCAGTTTAAGAAGAGTGATGCTTTTGTGCCCTTCTCCATTG GAAAGCGATACTGTTTTGGAGAAGGCCTGGCTAGGATGgagctctttctcttcctcaccaCCATCTTGCAGAACTTCCACTTCAAGTCCCCGCAGCTGCCTCAAGACATCGATGTGTCCCCCAAACATGTGGGTTTTGCGACCATCCCACAAAATTACACCATGAGCTTCCAGCCCCGCTGA